A DNA window from Bradyrhizobium sp. CCBAU 53421 contains the following coding sequences:
- a CDS encoding 3-deoxy-7-phosphoheptulonate synthase, with product MLSTTDDLRIKELKELSTPEEVMREVPRTLTATRVVMGARNAIHAILNGTDDRLLVVVGPCSIHDPAAAVDYAERLASLREQLADRLEIVMRVYFEKPRTTVGWKGLINDPDLDNSFDINKGLRLARNVLSAVNNLGLPAGTEFLDMTTPQYIADLVSWAAIGARTAESQIHRELASGLSCPVGFKNSTDGGVRIAADAVKSASHPHHFMAVTKGGRSAIAATSGNEDCHVILRGGRVPNYDAASVDAAAAELGRAGVAARLMIDTSHANSSKKPENQPLVATDIAQQVASGEQRIIGVMIESNLVAGRQDVVPGKPLTYGQSITDGCIDLATTADVLKQLADAVDARRSVRRDGLQERSA from the coding sequence GTGTTGAGTACGACAGACGACCTTCGCATCAAGGAATTGAAAGAACTGAGTACGCCCGAAGAGGTGATGCGGGAGGTCCCGCGCACCCTGACGGCGACCCGCGTCGTGATGGGCGCCCGCAACGCCATCCACGCGATCCTCAACGGCACCGATGACCGCCTGCTGGTCGTCGTCGGCCCCTGCTCCATTCACGATCCCGCGGCGGCCGTCGACTACGCCGAGCGTCTCGCCAGCCTGCGCGAACAGCTTGCCGACCGCCTCGAGATCGTGATGCGGGTCTATTTCGAGAAGCCGCGCACCACCGTGGGCTGGAAGGGCCTGATCAACGACCCCGACCTCGACAACAGCTTCGACATCAACAAGGGCCTGCGGCTCGCCCGCAACGTGCTGTCGGCCGTGAACAATCTCGGCCTGCCCGCCGGCACGGAATTCCTCGACATGACGACGCCGCAATACATCGCCGACCTGGTCTCCTGGGCCGCGATCGGCGCGCGCACCGCCGAGAGCCAGATCCATCGCGAGCTGGCCTCCGGCCTGTCCTGCCCGGTCGGCTTCAAGAACAGCACCGACGGCGGCGTGCGGATCGCGGCGGACGCGGTGAAATCGGCGTCGCACCCGCACCACTTCATGGCGGTCACCAAGGGCGGCCGTTCGGCGATCGCCGCCACCAGCGGTAACGAGGACTGCCACGTCATCCTGCGCGGCGGCCGGGTGCCGAACTATGATGCAGCGAGCGTCGATGCCGCCGCCGCCGAACTCGGCCGCGCCGGCGTCGCAGCGCGGCTGATGATCGACACCAGCCACGCCAACAGCAGCAAGAAGCCGGAGAACCAGCCGCTGGTGGCCACTGACATCGCACAGCAGGTCGCAAGCGGCGAACAGCGCATCATCGGCGTGATGATCGAGAGTAACCTTGTCGCGGGACGCCAGGACGTCGTGCCGGGCAAGCCGCTGACCTATGGCCAGAGCATCACCGACGGCTGCATCGACCTCGCAACGACGGCTGACGTCTTGAAGCAGCTGGCCGATGCCGTCGACGCAAGGCGCAGCGTGCGGCGTGACGGCCTGCAGGAGCGTTCGGCCTGA
- a CDS encoding lysine-2,3-aminomutase-like protein — protein sequence MNRIDPKLAATLRQPRELAEAGLVPVAALAELEQVAARYAVAVTPELTGLIDPADANDPIARQFIPSADELVEQAGENADPIGDDAHSPIAGIVHRYPDRVLFKLVHVCAVYCRFCFRREMVGPGKASVLSDEAYRAALDYIRTHQEVWEVILTGGDPLMLSPRRLSEIMADLAAIDHVKVIRLHSRVPIADPGRINPEMIAALRVEGATTWVAIHANHPRELAANARAACARLADAGIPLVSQSVLLRGINDDAATLAALMRAFVECRIKPYYLHHGDLAPGTAHLRTTIEAGQELMRALRGRVSGLCQPDYVLDIPGGHGKAPIGPSYLSQPASREREDSSEQRYRIVDYCGDVHLYPPQS from the coding sequence ATGAACAGGATCGATCCGAAACTGGCGGCGACGCTGCGCCAGCCGCGCGAGCTGGCCGAAGCGGGCCTCGTGCCAGTCGCAGCCCTTGCCGAGCTCGAACAGGTGGCTGCACGCTACGCGGTCGCGGTGACGCCGGAGCTCACAGGGCTGATCGATCCGGCCGACGCCAACGACCCGATCGCGCGGCAGTTCATCCCGAGCGCCGACGAGCTCGTGGAGCAGGCGGGCGAGAACGCCGATCCGATCGGCGACGATGCGCATTCGCCGATCGCCGGCATCGTGCATCGCTATCCGGACCGGGTGCTGTTCAAGCTCGTCCATGTCTGCGCGGTCTATTGCCGGTTCTGTTTCCGGCGCGAAATGGTCGGGCCGGGCAAGGCCTCGGTCCTGTCCGACGAGGCCTACCGCGCGGCGCTGGACTACATCCGCACCCATCAAGAGGTCTGGGAAGTCATCCTGACCGGCGGCGATCCCTTGATGCTGTCGCCGCGCAGGCTGTCGGAGATCATGGCCGATCTCGCCGCCATCGATCATGTGAAGGTCATCCGCCTTCACAGCCGTGTTCCGATCGCCGATCCCGGACGCATCAATCCCGAGATGATCGCGGCCCTGCGGGTCGAGGGGGCGACGACCTGGGTTGCGATCCACGCCAACCATCCGCGTGAACTCGCCGCCAACGCACGCGCGGCGTGCGCGCGCCTTGCCGACGCCGGCATTCCGCTGGTCAGCCAGTCCGTCTTGCTGCGCGGCATCAATGACGATGCTGCGACGCTCGCGGCGCTTATGCGCGCCTTCGTCGAGTGCCGGATCAAGCCGTATTATCTGCATCACGGCGACCTTGCACCCGGCACCGCGCATTTGCGCACCACGATCGAAGCCGGGCAGGAATTGATGCGGGCGTTGCGCGGGCGCGTCTCCGGACTGTGTCAGCCGGACTATGTGCTCGACATCCCCGGCGGCCACGGCAAGGCGCCGATCGGCCCGAGCTATTTGTCGCAGCCAGCTTCCCGCGAACGTGAAGATTCCTCGGAACAGCGGTACCGCATCGTCGATTATTGCGGTGACGTTCATCTCTACCCGCCGCAATCATGA
- the epmA gene encoding EF-P lysine aminoacylase EpmA has product MTARDHPSSWWTPSRYADRRPFLQARTAITRALRAWFEEQGFAEVETAILQISPGNETHLHAPRTELRRPDGSPAPRYLRTSPEFACKKLLAAGEPKIYEFARVFRDRERGDLHLPEFTMLEWYRANAGYDAIMADTIVVIAHAAQATGIGRFSFRGKTADPFAEPELLTVAAGFERFAGIDLLATISGGEGDRAALASAARERVRIVDDDTWSDIFSKVLVEHVEPHLGQGRLTVLFEYPSPEAALARTKAGEPRVAERFEVYACGVELANGFGELTDAAEQRHRFTAAMDEKARRYGERYPLDDDFLAAVGQMPEASGVALGFDRLVMLASGAPRIDQVVWTPPAGEP; this is encoded by the coding sequence ATGACCGCGCGTGACCACCCCTCGTCCTGGTGGACGCCGTCACGCTACGCCGATCGCCGGCCATTCCTGCAGGCGCGGACCGCGATCACGCGGGCGCTCCGGGCCTGGTTCGAGGAGCAGGGCTTTGCCGAGGTCGAGACCGCCATCCTGCAGATATCGCCGGGCAATGAGACGCATCTGCACGCTCCGCGCACTGAGCTCAGGCGACCCGACGGCTCACCGGCGCCGCGCTATCTGCGCACCTCCCCCGAGTTCGCCTGCAAGAAGCTGCTCGCCGCCGGCGAGCCCAAGATCTACGAGTTCGCGCGGGTGTTCCGCGATCGCGAGCGCGGCGACCTGCATTTGCCCGAATTCACCATGCTGGAATGGTACCGCGCCAATGCCGGTTACGACGCCATCATGGCCGACACGATCGTCGTGATCGCCCATGCGGCGCAGGCGACCGGGATCGGGCGATTTTCCTTCCGCGGTAAGACCGCCGATCCCTTTGCCGAGCCGGAGCTGCTGACGGTTGCCGCCGGTTTCGAGCGCTTCGCCGGCATCGACCTGCTGGCGACGATCTCGGGCGGCGAGGGCGATCGCGCGGCGCTGGCCTCCGCCGCGCGCGAGCGGGTGCGGATCGTCGATGACGACACCTGGTCGGACATCTTCAGCAAGGTGCTGGTCGAGCACGTCGAGCCCCATCTCGGACAGGGCCGTCTGACGGTGCTATTCGAGTACCCGTCGCCGGAGGCCGCGCTGGCGCGCACCAAGGCGGGCGAGCCACGCGTCGCCGAGCGTTTCGAGGTCTATGCCTGCGGTGTCGAGCTCGCCAACGGCTTTGGCGAGTTGACCGATGCAGCCGAGCAGCGCCATCGTTTCACCGCAGCGATGGACGAGAAGGCCCGCCGTTACGGCGAGCGCTATCCGCTCGACGACGATTTCCTTGCCGCCGTCGGCCAGATGCCCGAGGCGAGCGGCGTCGCGCTCGGCTTCGACCGGCTGGTCATGCTGGCGAGCGGCGCGCCGCGAATTGATCAGGTGGTCTGGACGCCGCCTGCAGGAGAGCCATGA
- the efp gene encoding elongation factor P: MKVIASSIRKGNIIEQDGKLYVVLSAENIHPGKGTPVSQIEMRRIGDGVKVSERYKTTDQVEKATVEDHNYNYLYEDGDGFHFMNNDNYDQVQVSKEIVGTSAPYLQENMTVKLSMHDGNPVAIQLPQRVTLEVVETEPVTKGQTASSSYKPAVLSNGIRTGVPPHVSTGTRIVVMTEDGSYVERAKD; this comes from the coding sequence TTGAAAGTCATCGCCAGTTCCATCCGCAAGGGCAACATCATCGAGCAGGATGGCAAGCTCTATGTGGTCCTCTCCGCCGAAAACATTCATCCCGGCAAGGGCACCCCCGTCAGCCAGATCGAAATGCGCCGCATCGGCGACGGCGTGAAGGTGTCGGAGCGCTACAAGACCACCGACCAGGTCGAGAAGGCCACCGTCGAAGACCACAACTACAACTACCTCTATGAGGACGGCGACGGCTTCCACTTCATGAACAACGACAACTACGACCAGGTCCAGGTCTCCAAGGAGATCGTCGGAACGTCGGCGCCGTATCTGCAGGAGAACATGACGGTGAAGCTGTCGATGCACGACGGCAATCCGGTCGCGATCCAGCTGCCGCAGCGCGTGACGCTGGAAGTGGTGGAGACCGAGCCTGTGACCAAGGGCCAGACCGCCTCGTCGTCGTACAAGCCCGCGGTGCTGTCGAACGGCATCCGCACCGGCGTGCCGCCGCACGTCTCCACCGGCACGCGCATCGTCGTGATGACCGAGGACGGTTCCTACGTCGAACGCGCCAAGGACTGA
- a CDS encoding M23 family peptidase — MNRKVVSFISCWLAALLLPPPGAHADEFRTPSISAMRVEWRAVLDQLRQEITTRPAVATGFTFAGQRRVAASDPRAMPALVQLNAVTSPLFPGIAQSPIPVLLPFDPASYLDARQNGAAASLPVARYQADFRAADVFHAGAAGYDAVFSLDPGAGDGMPPRTFAKPVEVQISGSILVYDLADRLSGKGEPVKTLAAQFPDLRRFIREGYVRYAFTRFGIPYVVSIQCLDSAPRSKRLACREAYPVAERFLKALRIAGGQPSRPRSDIGSDIAERPFAPSADFSYRPSGDIVAGSGGRRQQGGHADFTVYSQIRFPLQKAPAFAHSQSFARRKAGATVDEYPWQDNFCEARSFEVGQCASGYGHQGQDIRPGACPADSKDGCDPRQQAVVAVRDSIVIRSAQQQAATLQVNTRTEHVRFRYMHMNPSVMDADGLLNGRYVSEGEKIGVVSNYLDHPNGTSRHLHFDVQVFTRDGWLWVNPYTTLVSAYERLIRGRGREIGPEPGPAAAVAHALPDDVVHRIDTQEGGGN, encoded by the coding sequence GTGAACAGGAAGGTCGTCAGCTTCATCAGTTGCTGGCTGGCAGCCCTGCTCTTGCCTCCTCCCGGCGCTCATGCCGACGAATTCCGGACGCCTTCGATCTCGGCGATGCGGGTCGAATGGCGCGCCGTGCTCGACCAGCTACGGCAAGAGATCACCACCCGCCCGGCCGTCGCCACCGGCTTCACGTTCGCCGGACAGCGCCGCGTCGCGGCCTCCGATCCGCGCGCGATGCCCGCGCTGGTGCAGCTGAACGCGGTGACATCGCCGCTCTTCCCCGGCATTGCGCAGAGCCCGATCCCGGTGCTGCTGCCCTTCGACCCCGCAAGCTATCTCGACGCACGACAGAACGGCGCAGCGGCCAGCCTGCCGGTCGCGCGCTACCAGGCCGACTTCCGCGCGGCCGATGTCTTCCACGCCGGCGCGGCCGGCTATGACGCGGTGTTCTCGCTCGACCCGGGCGCCGGCGACGGCATGCCGCCGCGGACCTTTGCAAAACCGGTCGAGGTGCAGATCTCGGGCTCGATCCTGGTCTACGACCTCGCCGACCGACTCAGCGGCAAAGGCGAACCGGTCAAGACGCTGGCCGCGCAATTTCCGGACCTGCGCCGCTTCATCCGCGAAGGCTATGTCCGCTACGCGTTCACGCGCTTCGGGATTCCCTACGTCGTCTCGATCCAGTGCCTCGACAGCGCGCCGCGATCGAAGCGGCTCGCCTGTCGCGAGGCCTATCCGGTCGCCGAGCGCTTCCTCAAGGCGCTGCGCATCGCCGGCGGGCAGCCGTCACGGCCGCGCAGCGACATCGGCTCCGACATCGCCGAGCGGCCGTTCGCGCCATCGGCGGATTTCAGCTACCGCCCGAGCGGCGACATCGTCGCGGGCAGCGGCGGCCGCAGGCAGCAAGGCGGCCACGCCGACTTCACCGTGTATTCGCAGATCCGCTTTCCGCTGCAGAAGGCGCCGGCCTTCGCGCACTCGCAATCCTTCGCCAGGCGCAAGGCCGGCGCGACCGTCGACGAGTATCCTTGGCAGGACAATTTCTGCGAGGCGCGCAGCTTCGAGGTCGGCCAATGCGCCAGCGGCTACGGCCACCAGGGCCAGGATATCAGGCCGGGCGCGTGCCCCGCCGACAGCAAGGACGGGTGCGACCCCAGGCAGCAGGCCGTCGTCGCGGTGCGCGATAGCATCGTGATCCGCTCGGCGCAGCAGCAGGCCGCAACCTTGCAGGTCAACACCCGCACCGAGCATGTCCGCTTCCGCTACATGCACATGAACCCGTCGGTGATGGATGCCGACGGCCTGCTCAACGGACGCTACGTCAGCGAGGGCGAGAAGATCGGCGTGGTCTCGAACTATCTCGACCATCCCAACGGCACGTCACGGCATCTGCATTTCGACGTGCAGGTATTCACGCGCGACGGCTGGCTCTGGGTCAATCCCTACACCACGCTGGTGTCGGCCTATGAGCGGCTGATCCGCGGCCGCGGCCGCGAGATCGGGCCGGAGCCAGGGCCTGCGGCCGCCGTGGCCCATGCCCTGCCCGACGATGTCGTGCATCGCATCGACACCCAGGAAGGCGGCGGCAATTAG